Sequence from the Rutidosis leptorrhynchoides isolate AG116_Rl617_1_P2 chromosome 3, CSIRO_AGI_Rlap_v1, whole genome shotgun sequence genome:
ttgattcttCAATTGTCAAAGTAAAACCATAAACTTTTTATTCGTATCGAATGAACCACAATTATCTTTGTGTTTTTTTTCTGTTGTTTGTGTGATTACCCAATACAATGTAGCAAGTAACATCAATTATCGCTCGTAGAAATGTGAGTTGTGTTGTTGCAGAGGATACATTGTGGACAGGGGTTCCCGGGAACTACACGAATCCTGATGCGCCAATCGCACTATCTGAGGTCCGAAAGCTTGTGGATGATGGAAAATATGCCGAAGCTACTAAAGCTGCCGTCAAATTATCAGGCGATCCCTCAGATGTACACTTCTTTAGAATGCATATTTTATACACTAAACTTTTTTACTTTTAGATGGCCATTTGAGTTAAGGAGAATATCAGATATGCATTTTCAGAACCAGATCATCGAAAAGATTATTTGGATGTACATTTTAAGAGTGGTTGtgttatactccctccgtcccccgTCCCAAAATAAGTGTATACCTAACTATTTATATATGTTCCCAAATAAATGTCTAGTTACAAAAAATAACTATTAAATATCATTAAACTCCTCAATTTATTCTCATTGGCCATTTCTGATTCACTCATATATATTAATAATCGAGTCAACAGTAAGCGTCGATTCATGGCGTATCACACTTTTTTTAACCTACCTATTGGCCTTGGTCCATTCGGAAGCAAttctctctatccatagaacattgagagggaggactttctctattattggggtgtttcactctgggtagagaaatgacttgtctttattctatgataggggaaggattgtctacatcttgcctccccataccccacttttttgggattgagttttgttgttgttgttattgtcgtcatatttttaataaattcaatCAACATATCTCAAATATAAGGGGCAAACCTCACATTGATCATACATTTTATAAATCCAACAAAAATTCCTACATGACACTCTTTTTGGGACGGAGTGAGTATTaaataaataatcatttttatGGAGTGGTGTTATGCAAACAAAAAATATGATTATTGTCACTTCATTTTGATGTGATCTCTTGTACCATTGAAGGTATACCAACTTTTAGGAGATATCAACCTCGAATTCGAAGATCATGATACATACGATGATAAAACGTATCAAAGAGAGTTGGATTTAGATACGGCCACCATCGGAATCAAATACTCTATAGGTGACATAGAATTCACAAGACAACATTTTGCTTCGTACCCTGATCAAGTTCTCGTTACCAAAATATCTGCAAACAAATCCAGATCATTATCATTTACAGCTTCCCTTGATAGCAAGTTACATCATCACTCATACATAAACAATCAAAACCAGATTATTATGGAAGGATCGTGTCCTGGTCGAAGAAAACAACCTACCCTTTTTGCCGAAAACGATGATAACCCCGAGGGTATAAAGTTTTCTACAGTTCTTGATTTGCAAATAAGTAATGAAACTGGGTTAATTACAGTTTTGGATGAGAAGAAACTTAGGGTGGAGGGTTGTGATTGGGCTGTTTTGCTTTTGATGGGGTCCTCTTCTTTTGATGGCCCGTTTATCAACCCTTCAGATTCGAAACGGGAACCTACGTCCGAGTGTTTAAATACTTTGAAGTTGTTAAGCAAGTTTTCATATTCAGAACTTTATAATCGTCATGTGGATGATTATCAAAAGTTGTTTAACCGTGTTTCTCTAGAGCTTTCAAAAAGTAGTGATGGATCGTCGTTAGATGTTACAACTGCTGAGAGAATTAAGAGTTTTAAAGCCGATGAAGATCCTTCTTTAATAGAGCTTTTATTTCAGTATGGACGTTATTTGTTGATATCGTGTTCACGGCCCGAAACTCAGCCTGCAAATTTGCAGGGTATTTGGAATGATAAAGTTGAGCCCCCATGGGAGTAAGTTTACTTGGTCTATTACCTTACTCTCGTATAATAACAGCTATTTAACAGATTAATGTTGAGTGTGTTTTTATCACTTTACAAAATTTTTTAATCGTACATTTGATCAAATTGGTTAAATGAAAGTGCATACTTGGGTGGCCTTGAAGTTGTTTTAACAAATGGGTGACCTTATTGAAAAAACTTGAAACTTGGGCGGCATGCACGTATTTTATCCTATTTAAAAGAGAAAAGGACTAAAAAGTTTAGATTTTTTCTAACGTAAGGGTTGTCGTTAACGTGCATAACTGTATTGTACCTGGCGCTTACATATTGACCTTAAAGTAACAGTTACTAAATTGTACAACACTTTATGCGTGTTAACGATAACCCTAAGAGCTCAAAATTTAAGATGAATAGTAGAGATAAAGTTATATCGGATATGAAAGTTCAACCTCATGAAATTCAAATATTAGAACACGTCAAAAGTAAGTTTTTAGTTATACCTACTATTCACAAACTCTTTAATTGATTTTGGTATATATTTATTATCTTCTTGAACAAACACTCAATTAGTTACGTTACTCATGTGCGTCCTGTTTTTCTTATCATGCAGTGGTGCACCTCACTTGAACATCAATCTTCAAATGAACTATTGGCCTTCACTTTCGTGCAACCTGCACGAGTGTCAAGAGCCATTATTTGATTACATTTCATCTCTATCAGCGAACGGAACCAAAACTGCAAAAGTAAGACGATGTGCTTTAAGTTGTGACATTTTTctatttgtggattattattttagTAACGGTGTTTATTGTAATAGGTAAATTATGAGGCCAGTGGGTGGGTTGCACACCAAGTATCTGATATTTGGGCCAAAACATCCCCGGACCGAGGTGAGGCTGTATGGGCTTTATGGCCCATGGGTGGAGCTTGGCTTTGTACTCATTTATGGGAGCATTATACTTATACAATGAACAAAGTAAGTTACTATCATGTTCTTATTTACTCCATCTGATCATTAGGGGAGATACATTTTACTTTTAAGGCTAAACCAATTACTTTTTTTTAAGGTTAATTGTGAATATCCCAACCTAAAATATGCGGAATATATTTTATGTGACATCGGGCACAAAGAACTTTGTACAATGCAGCCACCTTtgtaaaaaaacaaaaaataaaccCGATTACTCCTTTTTAAGAACAAACTGATATGGTTATCCAAAAtctgtttaattaatcggtcaacgtctGGGTCAAATTTGGATTTattggtcaaagtcggtcaaagtcaaaatttgtcaacatattaattttaatatgaatttgAACTAGAATTCTAGAGTTTTTTTAACAAATGAACGAGCCTGTTTGTTTTTTTAgataattatgttaaagtttatgtttatggtttttttttttttaatattcacacataattttgaaatttattaattaaatgTATAAAAAGTCCAATTGGATTAATCCCTGAATTGCCGATTACTCCCTCCAAAGTCCCGACCGAGTACTCCATGAGTAGCGAGTTATTCAACCTTGATAACTACACAAACATAATACTATAAATTGGCCAAATGTTaacaatttatttaatatttaataaaaacaGGACTTTTTGTCAAAAAAAGCGTATCCATTGCTAGAAGGATGTGTTTCGTTCCTTTTAGACTGGTTGATTGAAGGGCAAGACGGTTATCTTGAAACTAATCCTTCAACGTCTCCAGAACATATGTTTATTGCTCCCGATGGTAAACCTGCAAGTGTGAGCTATTCAACAACAATGGACATGTCTATTATAAAAGAAGTATTTATTGCCATTGTTTCTGCTGCAGAGGTAATAATAATTGGATGGTACAAATTCAATCTTTTGATTTTCATGATTTATTTATGAAGATGCTAATTTACAGGTTTTGGGAAAAAGTAAAACAGATTTGATTCAACGAGTAGTTAAAGCTCAACCACGGCTTTATCCAACAAAGATTGCTAGGGATGGTTCCATTCTTGAATGGGTATGCCTATTGTATTGTTTCTTTATCGTTGATTGTGTGTACAAATGTTACCACACATgttacaaacacacacacacatgttacaaacacacacacacacacacacacacacacacaccggtACATTGTTGAATCACAAATACTTTCGTCAAATGTTATTTTAAGTATAATTATGCGTTTTTTTACCGATAAAAATTTTATGTACACAAATATAATTATGTGTTAGTTATAAATATTTATTCTTTAGTTATAATTAGTGTTACAATGAGTAATGGTTGTGAAAAATTGGAGGTTGTATGCGATAGTTATATAACTTCGAGCCAATTATAAACAGTTTGACCCCCTTTACCTTTTAGCTAATAACTTATATACCTGTTAGAGATAAACCCTGATCACCAAATTGTAACAAAGGGTCTTTGGCCTAGCGGAATCGGGGAGCCCCTGACCTTGAGAtcatgggttcgagtcctgcttaggacatTATTCTTGTAAAATTATATAGGGTGCGTGAGTTTTCCATTCTAAAATTTTATTTCACCAGACTGTAAATAAAATGGATTAAACTGCCACGTTTGGTTACGGTGAATGTTTCCTTAACAATTTTGATGACGAACAGGCACAAGATTTTGAAGATCCGGAGGTCCATCACCGGCACGTCTCACACCTTTTTGGGCTTTTCCCGGGGCACACGATAACTGTTGAGAGAACTCCAGATCTTTGTAAAGCTGCAGATTTCACTCTTATTAAAAGAGGTATGAAATATGTTATTTTTGTTGAAACTTATAAGAATAAGTTTGCCATTGAAACTATATGTAGTTTATGCTGTTAGATTGATATAGCTTCAAGGTTATTCtatacaaaaaaaaaaagttatgtAGTCATTTTGTTTTTTAAAAGTTAACATCAAAAGGCTTATGTTTAATGGTTTTATGGTAGGAGAGGAGGGTCCCGGATGGTCAACTACATGGAAAGCTGCTTTGTGGGCCCGGCTTCACAACAGTGAACATGCATACCGAATGGTCAAACATTTGTTTGACTTGGTTGACCCTGATCATGAAAGTGATTATGAAGGAGGACTTTATAGTAATATGTTCACCGCACATCCTCCTTTTCAAATTGACGCCAACTTCGGGTAAGTACCATATCCACATCTAGAAACAAAAATGATGATTTAACCCATTTACGTATCAGTGCATCAATGTTGGTTATATTTCATCTCTAAACGGGTGAAACGGGTCAAAAGTCGCCCAAATTGTACTATTTAATACATAAAACCTCCTAAATCATTCTTTTCAGAAAAGTGAGATAACCTTGAGACACAATATTTATAAATATCATATTCGACTAATTATTCATAAGAAGTCATAGAAGGGGATGAAAAGTGTTTACGCCAACTCAACTCGACCTACTCATACAAGAAAAATTCACGGTTGACTTGAACACATTTTGACCCGTTACTCAACCCGGCCCATTTGACACCTCTAACTATAACAGATTATTAATTGACTGAGATTTTGTGTCAGGTTTTGTGCAGCAATAGCTGAGATGCTCGTTCAAAGTACGATCAAAGACCTATACTTGCTTCCAGCGTTACCTCGAGATAAATGGTCAAACGGTTCAGTCAAAGGTTTGAAGGCTCGTGGTAACGTAACGGTTAGTATTTCATGGAACGAAGGAAATTTACATGAATTTGGTCTCTGGTTATCGAACAATACAAACTTAGAAAACTCGAAGAATCAAAACTCTACAAAAAGATTGCACTATAAAGGAACTACCGTAACGGCCAAAATATCGTCCGGGAAAGTTTACACGTTTGATAGGAAGCTAAGATGCATAAAGAAGATATCTTTGTTCGATTCATCCCATTTTTAGCTTTTGGTACAAAGCATACATTGGGAGGAAACGTGAGTTTTTTTGTTGTGTTTTTTTGCCGGGAAATTTGTACTTAATGATGCTTACGATGATCAAGATTGTTGTTGGTTGCCAATTTGTTAAAATCTGTACTAATTGGAGGGAAACAGTCACAAACCTTCATGGAAGTGTTTATGCTTTTCATTTTCATAGATCCGAAATGAGTGCAGTGCAAGGAATAGTGTTAATGTAGAACTGAGATATGCTTCCTCATTTTTTTTAAGTATTAAAGCTACGAACAAgtaatatactttcatttttgtttcaATGTACGCTATATAAATAGAAAAAAAACTTACTAGTGTAGGCTATAAACTTGTTTATGTATCATTATCAACATATATAAAGTTTTAACTTGATAAATAAATTATTTAGTAAACATACTAATGATGTTAATTTTTTTTCGTTAAAACATGGTCCTGAAAATTTTTTCCTTTATTTTTCCTCCTCTTCTTCATTTAATTTATCTTTTTCCACCTTCAGTTTaaccatcttcatcttcatcacaaAACTATAGACATTAATCTTGAAAATGATTCGACTTAATGGACTCTTTTAACACCCGTTAGTCTCAGGGACTGCACACACAAAAATAGTGAACCACAAGGGACTGCACACACAAAAATAGTGAACCACAAGGACTGTTCGTGTAAAATTTTCAATTGTTGGGCGGCTTTTTGTATTACAAAGAAAATTGATTTTGTTGAAAGAAGAGCTCAAACTGTGGCACTCTGTGGAGTTAACCGAACGAAGGAAAGAGTTGTTCGAATGTGAGAACAGAATATAAGTTTTAAACTCTGTGTTCGACCACTTTTACATTTGGGATTCGAACCGTGGCTATTTCTTTAAGCAAATTTTTGATGACTTCAAAGTTTGTGTTTTGTTACCAGTTTCTATTAGCAATACTTTGGGATGTTCTTTCCTAACAAGTCAATTGTATTTATACTTTTAAGCCTCGAATCCAAGTGTATAATGGATCAAAAGAGGGCATGTTTTCTAATGGGTTAAGCCAACATTTTGATGGCTAACCTCGATTACCTTAATATAATTCtttgttttttgccaaaaaaaaaaaaaaaaaaaaaatagaaaaaaaaacatatatgtatttatatttaattttaatgttggACGATTGCATAATCTAAACAAAATACTACGTAGTATGTTTTTCACAAATATACTACATTCACAAAAGCTAAAACCCTAGTAAACTATTAGCTTCAAAAATCTGAAtctcaagaagaaaaaaaaaaaaaattcaaaaaatggcATGGCGTGGTTCAATCTCCCGGACATTGATGTCCACAGCAAGATCTTCATCTTTCCGATCATCTCCTCCCCTCCCTCGCCTCCGTCCTACACCGACTTCCGCTCCTCGCCTCCACTCCCGTCGCCTCGGAAACCCTAGGTACATATTTCAACTCcaaattcaattttttttaaaataaaattaaattttGCTGATTATTAATATTTCACAAATGTCTGTGTctgtatctatatattttatattattaggACTTTAGGAGAATTAGGTTGCGCTCAATCTCTACTGCCGCTTGCTGGTGCACGGATGACGTCACACCTCACCGTTAATGTGCGAGCTTTTTGCGAGCTGTCAAATGGTACCTTCCGCCGCTCTTGTCAGGATCGCTAGTTGtgagtttttataaaataaataaattaaaatgaattttcCAAATCTATGTTTTTTAAATTAGGATTTAGGGCTTATTATGTGAAAAGATGggtgattgggtattgttgttgttgtatgtgaAAAAAAAAACTGTTAAAATTGATTAATTGACCTATTAAAGTAATGTGTTTCAGTTGAAGTTTGAATAAAGATGTGATTTATAAAAAGAAATGGGATTGGGATTTGTTTATTTATTGGTAGGGTTGAATGGAAAAGATGGGTGATTTGAAGGAATTTCGAGCATCAAATGGCACTACAGGCATACAAACATTGTAGGTTTCTTGAATCTTTATTTAACCATCTTTTCTAACTTTTTCTGTTAAGTTTAACATACATCATTGAAGAGATTTTATACGTATAGTCGAAAGAGTCATTATGTTTGTGACATGCTAGCTCATCTGAGGAAGAAAGTATTAACTTAGGTAGTCTGTCTTGCATTTTTTTCATTTATATTATTTGGATCATTAGTTCTAAGTAGTATCTTGTTAATTTTTAAGAGAAGCTTATGCTGATATTTGTTTGTTCCGTTTTTATATATAGTGCGAAATTGACTTTTTGAGTTTTCTCTTGATAAATTTTAGCACGAAATTGACTTTTTGAGTTTTTCTTGTGGTGTAAAATTTAAGCTCACTCTAGGGTTCtagtagattatatatatatatatatatgtatatatatatatatatatatatatataatctactaTCGGGTTAAACTATGGGGCACCCAACAACTAGATTGCATGAAATCATGGAGATTGCATTCGTACTTCGTGGATCACTGCGAACTTCGTGGATCGCTGATGACCCCTTCAATCCATCTTGCAAGACTAATTCTTTATTATTCAGACTAAAAATCACTGGTGAATTTAGGATGAAAACTCAAAGGGGTCCTAATTTTTTTGTCCAAAGTACCCATCATAATTAGTACCGAGTGGTTGTCTACCATCAAAAGACTATAAATCTTACAAACATATGTGTTCACATAGTTAAATTTAGTGATGTCTTATACGACATTAAGAGTATTTAACAAAAGAAAAAATATCGAAAGATAGTGGTAAAAATTTAACCACTAGATTTATTCATAGCGATCGGGCCATTATTTTTGTAATGTGCCGGAACCTTAATTGCACGAATGGGTCGTTGGGCCTTAGCTTGCCGTATTTGATTGCTATCAATATCCTTCATCATTTTGTGTAATTTCTCTGCTGTTCTCTTCTATGTTGCTTATATCGTTCCATTTACCATCACCAGTTGAGTCGATTAATTTATCGATAGTGGGTGAAATAAACATCTTGCTGATACTGAAATCTTTTGGAATCACTAAGACATACTTTATTACCTATTTTTCAAATGGATGCACATGCTTAGTCAAAAGCTCTTGATTTGCTCGTTCAATTTTTTCTTTTAATAGAGCAGAGAAGTTATCATTACCCGAACTTTTGTTGCTATCAGTTCCTTCCACTGATTAACGTTTTTTACAGGGTTCCTTTATGGATTCACATATTGAGATTAAATACGTTACGTACTTGCTTTCTTATTATGTAAATTTTGCAACAACGACATACGCCAACCAATATCTTCGAAGCTTAAAAGATGTAGAAATTAGAAGTTGATAGGCATTTGCCGTCGTTGCAAAATTTACATAATATGGAAACTGGGACGTCACGTATTTGATCTTAGTATGTGAATCAATTAAGTAACCCTGTGGAAAACGCTTATTAGTGGAAGGAGGAACTGATATTGACAAGTTATAGTTTTGATGATGATGACTTCTCTGATTAAAAAAGGATTAAAAAAGGAGATTGAAGAAAGAGCAAATGAAGAGCTTTTGCCTACACATGTGCATCCATATGAAGAAAATGTCGATAAAGTATGTCTTATTAATTCCAAAAATATTTGAGTATTAGAAAGCATACTTCACCCACCACCATCAATAGATCAATCGGGCGCAATTGGTGATGGTGAATGGAATGATATACAAGCAAGAATTGGAGAGATATTACACCAGTTACAGGAATTGATTGCAATCAAATCCGGCAACAATCAAATCCGGCAACTGAAGCGAACGACCAATTCGTGCAAAGAGGGTTCCAACCCGTTATCAAGATTAGTGACCCAATCGCTTTGAAGAAGTCCAATGGTTTAATTTTAAGTCATGTGTGCGCGATAAAAAATTGGTCTTGCAAGATGGATTGAAGGGGTCATAAGTGATGCATTCGCATGCAATCTCAAAGATTTCATGCATCAGGATGGCAACTTTTCTAAGGATGCATTCATAAAGTATTGTCTGTACACGAaatatgagattattatatcatCGGGTTAAACTATGAGCACTCAACAACTAGATTCAACAAGTACGAGACCCATATGATTCCTAGCGACTGTGTTAAAGACcaagtatatatatagtgaaatGTTATATATAGATCTGAGTTAACCTAGATATAAGACCAATAACTATATAGAAAGTCTCAAAGTAAAAGTAAACTTTTAATTATGATATGGATCTTGCAGTAAGATAACATTTGGTGAAGAGTTGGTCGGGGCAGTCTTTATACTCAATCTTGCACATAATTGTTTACATGTGCATGCCATTACATATTCTTCTAAAGCATCGTGAATGCCTACATATGTTATCAAATATCGAGTCTTCTTTGACTATTAGATGTTGAAAGTCACAGTTTTTAAATATGTCGATAATATACAATGTGATAAATATTGGTTGCGTTCTTCAAACGTATAATAAGTTATGAAATTTTGTGTGATGCAGGTACTTGATTAACAATTTGGTTAGGCAAAGCTTGCAAATAGTGTTTTGGCAGTCACAGTAAGTGGGTTTTTCTGATGGAGCATTTTGTGTTTGGTTATTGaaacaattaataataatcaataCTGTTTCTACAATTTGTATTGCCAAATTCAGCCCAAAGATTTTTTCATGTTTTAGATTATTAGGTAATCCTCATTCATATTTGGATTCTTTTGAGTTTGTCATTTGCAGTTGTGCTTATTGACAACTTCCTTTTATACGAGGTTGAATAATTTGTAACCATAGCATTGAACATATCTATCAACATTCAACAATAAAGTGCTACTATGATCCATAGATATTATCTGTCCCTATGATAGTTCCTACCCAACCTTTTTAGTCTAATTATCTTTATTATGATATTATCTATCAATTTATAGTAGGGAAATCAAATAAAATATCTCATTTTGCCCTCCTGGGAAAAACTGCAAGTTTGTCCCATAAACTTGCACACGTGCAACTTCATAGCTGGGCGCGACCTGAATTTTTGGGTCATAACTGTGTTTTCTCGACCATTGCACATGAGCAATGTTTGAGGAATTTTGCGGCCATAACCGTGTTTTCTCGGACGTGGCACATGCGCAATGATCGAGTTGAGTCCGGGTCAGGTTCGGGACATACTCAACACCTATTAATTCACATATATGCCCACGACGGGGGTTGAACCCCCAACCTCTTTGGTTAAAAGACTTCTCGAATACCGCAAGCTATAAACTCTTTGGTTAATTTGAAATTAACCCATGTTGAAAGTTAATTCTATTTTATATTCTTTTTTTCAAGAGCTATGCTAAGGTTCTCATAATTAGAGATGATAATGACTTGAATATGATCGTATGATCTCTATATTCACATCTCTTTAATCTTTTTAATCCATATCTATGGTTAATTTATTCCTTAATATTCATATCGGTTATATTAAACAAGTTAatgaatatatattctatatatccatatgcatataaaatatgaTATTTTACATTTTACGATTAAAAGTTGTAGTTTTaatagtttgtacaataaaaaatcATAGTTTTAATAGTTAATACAATGTAAGTTACACTTTTTACTAACTTTTATAACCATAAGTAGGGTATGTTTGGAAAGGAGATTTTTAGAGATTTTTGGAGCTTCTAGCTTTTAGATTTAATGAAAAAGTTCCTACACAATAAAAAAAACTTCGTTTGGTGATAGAAGATTAAAGCTTTTTTGAGATGAGAAACAGCTCCTATTTTAAACGCTATATGTACTAGCGTTTGAGGTCGATGTAGAGCTTTTAGGATATTTAATTACCTAAAAACCCTTCCAAGATTATAGATATCTCCCACGTAAATTAGTTATCTCACCCTAATAAAAGCCGATTAATCTAATCACATCGATACTCTTCTAGTTGTTCACGATCGCCTCTGCAATTCTTCTCTGaggtaaaccctaattcttaatctTCTGTAAATGTTGCTGTGGTCTGCAATTCTTAATCATATACTGATGCTTTTGTGATTATTAATCAGTTCATAATTGTTGGTATTATTTTGCTTTTAACATGTTAATCTGTAaatagtttatataattatattattgctTATACAAATTACAAatagaagtttatatgattatgattaataaaaACGGATTACCCATAATTCTTAACTTCTTGTGattataaattttgtttttaagaTGTTGATAATCTGCAAACCACTTTGTCGCTAggtatttccaaattttggtatcaTGTATATCTCAGCAAGTATGTGCCCTATGTCTGCTCGTTTTGTTGATTGCCTACAACTCATTATGATTAATAGTTCGTATTTAATTGTCCTTCATTGTTGCTGTTGTGATTATAATTCTGCTTGTATCTGCTTGATTGTTGCTGCTGCAAACGGTTCTAATTGTGTAATAAGTTAATTGGTTCATATGTTTGGGCAACTTCTGACATTtgacccagccaggggctctgccccttggaccccgccaggggtgctgccccttggaccccgcaagggggcgcaacCCCCTTGACCCCCGCCATTACCGTGCGGCAGTGTCTAGGGGGCTCTTATGGGCGCCAGTGTCTACTTAATCTTGTTTATGTATAATTCTGCTTGTTATTTCAAATAGTGATAAATTGTTGAATAATGGTGGTAGGCTTTAAAAGTAATGGAATTAGGTGTAAAGTGCTTTTATAAGGTTAAGATAATCATTTGGTTTAAATTAAGTATTAAAGTATCATTCGAATCTCATAATGTTGTTAGATGGCCTCAAAACCTGACAATGCAAAAAAAGAAAACTGGACAAAAGAGATGGTTTTGGAATTTTGTCAGTTCTTAAATAAATATATCACGAAGCATGGTCGAACTTCTCCATTTAAATGGGTATCCCTTCAACCAGAGTTTGAAAGAGCTATAAAACATAAATTCAACAGTAAATGTGCTCTAAAGAACAAGTATGATAGTATGAGAAAGGATTACAACCTCTGGAAGTCACTGAAGAACGGAGAGACTGGTCTTGGTTGGAATGAAAGTACGAAGCAACTTAATTGTTATGATGAATGGTGGAAAACTAAAACTACGGTAAGTTAATATAAGTTATTTAATATTTGAACAACAAATAAAGTTATGATGATATAATTCATTTAATTTAACTAATGATTCACAATTATATTGTGTATAGGAAAACTCTAAATACGCAGCAATTAGAAGAAATCAACCATCAGCACAACTACAAGACGAATGGGATCAGTTATTTGGGGATGTAGTTGCTAGTGGGTCGAATTGTATGGCGCCTTCAATGGACTCAAGTACAATCAATGATGTGCATGTTGAGAACCTTGTGGATGATGATGTTGTTATGGTTTTGATGCAAATGCTTATCAAGTTAACAATGACACGCCTTCAAATCTAGAGGACTTAGAAACAGAA
This genomic interval carries:
- the LOC139897981 gene encoding alpha-L-fucosidase 2-like, whose amino-acid sequence is MEDKDEEWVMVKPILDKDIWTSSSSSSSSLLLLKSLNETEKKELKVKFNDAAKHWTDALPIGNGRLGAMVWGGVTSETINLNEDTLWTGVPGNYTNPDAPIALSEVRKLVDDGKYAEATKAAVKLSGDPSDVYQLLGDINLEFEDHDTYDDKTYQRELDLDTATIGIKYSIGDIEFTRQHFASYPDQVLVTKISANKSRSLSFTASLDSKLHHHSYINNQNQIIMEGSCPGRRKQPTLFAENDDNPEGIKFSTVLDLQISNETGLITVLDEKKLRVEGCDWAVLLLMGSSSFDGPFINPSDSKREPTSECLNTLKLLSKFSYSELYNRHVDDYQKLFNRVSLELSKSSDGSSLDVTTAERIKSFKADEDPSLIELLFQYGRYLLISCSRPETQPANLQGIWNDKVEPPWDGAPHLNINLQMNYWPSLSCNLHECQEPLFDYISSLSANGTKTAKVNYEASGWVAHQVSDIWAKTSPDRGEAVWALWPMGGAWLCTHLWEHYTYTMNKDFLSKKAYPLLEGCVSFLLDWLIEGQDGYLETNPSTSPEHMFIAPDGKPASVSYSTTMDMSIIKEVFIAIVSAAEVLGKSKTDLIQRVVKAQPRLYPTKIARDGSILEWAQDFEDPEVHHRHVSHLFGLFPGHTITVERTPDLCKAADFTLIKRGEEGPGWSTTWKAALWARLHNSEHAYRMVKHLFDLVDPDHESDYEGGLYSNMFTAHPPFQIDANFGFCAAIAEMLVQSTIKDLYLLPALPRDKWSNGSVKGLKARGNVTVSISWNEGNLHEFGLWLSNNTNLENSKNQNSTKRLHYKGTTVTAKISSGKVYTFDRKLRCIKKISLFDSSHF
- the LOC139897982 gene encoding uncharacterized protein isoform X2, producing the protein MAWRGSISRTLMSTARSSSFRSSPPLPRLRPTPTSAPRLHSRRLGNPRTLGELGCAQSLLPLAGARMTSHLTVNVRAFCELSNGT
- the LOC139897982 gene encoding uncharacterized protein isoform X1 codes for the protein MAWRGSISRTLMSTARSSSFRSSPPLPRLRPTPTSAPRLHSRRLGNPRTLGELGCAQSLLPLAGARMTSHLTVNVRAFCELSNGLNGKDG
- the LOC139897983 gene encoding uncharacterized protein, whose amino-acid sequence is MASKPDNAKKENWTKEMVLEFCQFLNKYITKHGRTSPFKWVSLQPEFERAIKHKFNSKCALKNKYDSMRKDYNLWKSLKNGETGLGWNESTKQLNCYDEWWKTKTTENSKYAAIRRNQPSAQLQDEWDQLFGDVVASGSNCMAPSMDSSTINDVHVENLVDDDVVMVLMQMLIKLTMTRLQI